The following are encoded together in the Salvia hispanica cultivar TCC Black 2014 chromosome 6, UniMelb_Shisp_WGS_1.0, whole genome shotgun sequence genome:
- the LOC125197354 gene encoding putative glycine-rich cell wall structural protein 1, translated as MASKVIASISLCLVLLLFISSQMAAESVSLTPRDGVNDAKYGGGGGGGGGGGGGGGGYGGGYGHGNGGGYGHGNGGGYGGGGGGNCRYGCCRCCNYAGEKAYALPHAKP; from the exons ATGGCTTCCAAAGTGATTGCTTCCATAAGTTTATGCTTAGTCCTGCTTCTTTTCATTTCCTCCCAAATGGCCGCCGAATCAGTTAGCCTTACCCCTC GGGATGGAGTTAATGATGCCAAATACGGAggtggtggcggtggcggaggtggaggtggaggcggaggcggtggCTATGGAGGCGGATACGGACATGGCAATGGGGGTGGATACGGGCATGGCAATGGGGGCGGATACggaggcggtggtggtgggaACTGCCGTTATGGTTGTTGTCGTTGCTGCAATTATGCCGGTGAGAAGGCATATGCTCTACCTCATGCAAAgccataa
- the LOC125194571 gene encoding actin-related protein 2/3 complex subunit 4-like yields the protein MANSLRLYLTCIRNTLDAALCLQNFPCQEVERHNKPEVELKTSPELLLNPILICRNEAEKCLIETSINSLRISLKVNSGKLHEFIRNVYAICSWPGADGYDISFLITNYHCEDMQKQKLIEFIVQFMEDIDKEISELKLSVNTRGRLVATEFLKQFI from the exons ATG GCGAACTCATTGAGATTGTACCTAACATGCATTCGGAACACTCTAGACGCTGCCCTGTGCTTGCAG AATTTTCCCTGTCAAGAAGTGGAAAGGCACAATAAACCAGAAGTTGAACTCAA GACCAGTCCAGAGCTTCTACTGAATCCA ATTCTGATATGTAGAAATGAAGCTGAGAAATGTTTGATAGAAACATCTATAAATTCCTTACGCATTAGCCTTAAGGTAAATTCCGGTAAGCTTCATGAGTTTATTAGAAATGTATATGCTATATGTTCATGGCCTGGTGCAGAC GGGTATGACATCAGTTTTCTCATCACCAATTATCACTGCGAGGACATGCAGAAGCAGAAACTGATAGAATTTATAGTTCAGTTCATGGAG GACATCGATAAAGAGATTAGTGAACTGAAATTGTCTGTGAATACACGAGGGAGACTCGTTGCTACAGAGTTCCTGAAGCAATTCATCTGA
- the LOC125192087 gene encoding stress response protein NST1, with protein MSLSRHLLRRGSSDSAVFRHYSTTASGSSLAHRQQHEFDPPSSYINSWKPPRNPKEANRQLALLRRDYDRKMKEIRKDYINEMELQRIEKLRKDTARKEALRIANEERRLAKDAKKKAEAIERQAAEEEFRQMLMKERAEKLEYWRMREKKIEEQKKEKKELLRRQSSKWIEEHNLVKTAVNAVFDNVPLPYPK; from the exons ATGTCGCTCTCTCGTCACCTGCTCCGGCGAGGCTCCTCCGATTCCGCCGTCTTCCGTCACTACTCCACCACCGCATCTGGATCCTCACTCGCACACCGCCAACAGCACGAATTCGACCCTCCAAGCTCCTACATAAACTCCTGGAAGCCGCCGCGAAACCCCAAGGAAGCCAACAGGCAACTGGCATTACTCCGCCGCGATTACGACCGCAAAATGAAGGAAATCCGCAAGGATTATATCAATGAAATGGAGCTGCAGAGAATCGAGAAATTACGGAAGGACACGGCGAGAAAAGAGGCGCTGCGGATCGCCAACGAAGAGAGGAGACTGGCCAAGGATGCGAAGAAGAAAGCGGAGGCTATCGAGAGACAGGCTGCTGAAGAAGAGTTCCGGCAGATGTTG ATGAAAGAAAGAGCAGAGAAGCTTGAATACTggagaatgagagagaagaagattgaggagcaaaagaaagagaagaaagagcTTTTGCGTAGGCAAAGTTCAAAGTGGATTGAAGAACACAATCTAGTGAAGACAGCAGTGAATGCAGTG